From Rhodopseudomonas palustris, a single genomic window includes:
- a CDS encoding glycerophosphodiester phosphodiesterase, which produces MRAPDWLTARPVAHRGLHDRARGIVENMPGAIDAAIAANFSIEVDIQLTADGEAMVHHDDDLGRLTDGDGALLRMTAAQLRQVPFKDTPERMMSVGELCDLVAGRVALVIELKSHFDGDRKLVRRLLQVLDSYNGPVAAMSFDPDQVLALRQLAPKLTRGITAERSYDDAYWAGLGEAQRDSMVALKHGLKTQPHFVAYRVDDLPAPAPWIARNLFGCTLLSWTVRTPEQRARAARHADQMIFEGFVPQT; this is translated from the coding sequence ATGCGCGCGCCCGACTGGCTGACCGCCCGACCGGTCGCGCATCGCGGCCTGCACGACCGTGCCCGCGGCATCGTCGAGAACATGCCCGGTGCGATCGACGCGGCGATCGCCGCAAACTTCAGCATCGAGGTGGACATTCAACTCACCGCAGACGGTGAAGCGATGGTCCACCACGACGACGATCTCGGCCGGCTGACCGACGGCGACGGCGCCCTGCTCCGGATGACCGCCGCGCAGCTCCGGCAGGTGCCGTTCAAGGACACGCCCGAGCGGATGATGTCGGTCGGCGAGCTGTGCGATCTCGTCGCCGGCCGCGTGGCGCTGGTGATCGAGCTGAAGAGCCATTTCGACGGCGACCGCAAGCTCGTGCGCCGGCTGCTTCAGGTGCTGGACAGCTACAACGGACCGGTCGCGGCGATGTCGTTCGATCCCGACCAGGTGCTGGCGCTGCGCCAACTCGCGCCCAAGCTGACGCGCGGCATCACCGCCGAGCGCAGCTACGACGACGCCTATTGGGCCGGGCTCGGCGAGGCGCAGCGCGACTCCATGGTGGCTCTGAAGCATGGGCTCAAAACCCAGCCGCATTTCGTCGCCTATCGGGTCGACGACCTCCCTGCTCCGGCGCCGTGGATCGCGCGCAATCTGTTCGGCTGCACGCTGCTGAGCTGGACGGTGCGTACGCCGGAGCAGCGCGCGCGCGCCGCTCGCCACGCCGACCAGATGATCTTCGAGGGCTTTGTTCCGCAAACGTGA
- a CDS encoding GNAT family N-acetyltransferase, which yields MTGSSDITLEAVPSVDAVAAAEWDACARSGVLVPDPTPAGALGSDCTAARAAYNPFLSHAFFAALEQSRSASARTGWGPRHLIARQDGEIVGIVPCYLKAHSQGEYVFDRGWADAYERAGGSYYPKLQVSVPFTPATGPRLLIRGGTDPARIGGALANGLMALCDLSQASSVHVTFARESEWRFLAERGFLQRTDQQFHWHNAGYAGFDDFLTTLNSRHRKAIKRERRDAVGSGITIHHLTGADITEDAWDAFFSFYMETGSRKWGRPYLNREFYSLIGQSMSQDVLLVMAKRNGRWIAGAINFIGGDTLFGRHWGAIEHHPFLHFEVCYYQAIDFAITRGLAVVEAGAQGEHKIARGYLPQTTYSAHFIADPALRRAIADYLRRERMVVDEMGRELAEAAPFKKGNLTDPA from the coding sequence TTGACGGGCTCGTCGGACATCACGCTCGAAGCCGTGCCGTCGGTGGATGCAGTCGCCGCCGCCGAATGGGACGCCTGCGCGCGTTCCGGCGTCCTCGTCCCTGATCCGACCCCGGCCGGCGCTCTCGGCAGCGACTGCACCGCCGCGAGAGCCGCGTACAATCCCTTCCTCAGCCATGCGTTCTTCGCCGCGCTCGAACAATCGCGGTCGGCGAGTGCCCGCACCGGCTGGGGACCACGGCATCTGATCGCCCGGCAGGATGGTGAAATCGTCGGCATCGTGCCGTGCTATCTGAAAGCGCACTCGCAGGGCGAGTACGTGTTCGACCGCGGCTGGGCCGACGCCTATGAGCGCGCTGGCGGCAGCTACTATCCGAAGCTGCAGGTCTCGGTGCCGTTCACCCCCGCGACCGGGCCGCGGCTGCTGATCCGCGGCGGCACCGATCCGGCGCGCATCGGAGGCGCGCTGGCGAACGGGCTGATGGCGCTGTGCGATCTCAGCCAAGCGTCGTCGGTGCACGTCACCTTCGCGCGCGAAAGCGAATGGCGCTTCCTCGCCGAACGCGGCTTCCTGCAACGCACCGATCAGCAATTTCACTGGCACAATGCCGGCTATGCCGGCTTCGACGATTTCCTGACGACGCTGAACTCACGGCATCGCAAGGCGATCAAACGAGAACGGCGCGACGCGGTGGGAAGCGGCATCACCATCCACCACCTCACCGGCGCCGACATCACCGAAGACGCCTGGGACGCGTTCTTCTCCTTCTACATGGAGACCGGCTCGCGGAAATGGGGTCGGCCGTACCTGAATAGGGAGTTCTATTCCCTGATCGGCCAGAGCATGAGCCAGGACGTGCTGCTGGTAATGGCCAAGCGCAACGGCCGCTGGATCGCCGGCGCGATCAACTTCATCGGCGGCGACACGCTGTTCGGTCGGCACTGGGGCGCGATCGAGCATCACCCGTTTCTGCATTTCGAGGTCTGCTACTATCAGGCGATCGATTTCGCGATCACCCGCGGCCTCGCCGTGGTCGAGGCCGGCGCGCAGGGCGAACACAAGATCGCGCGTGGCTATCTGCCGCAGACCACCTACTCGGCGCATTTCATCGCAGACCCGGCGCTGCGCCGGGCGATCGCCGACTATCTGAGACGTGAGCGGATGGTCGTCGACGAGATGGGACGCGAACTGGCCGAAGCCGCTCCGTTCAAAAAAGGTAACCTCACCGATCCAGCTTGA